One Solea senegalensis isolate Sse05_10M linkage group LG3, IFAPA_SoseM_1, whole genome shotgun sequence genomic window carries:
- the LOC122766850 gene encoding sterile alpha motif domain-containing protein 3-like, whose protein sequence is MPQPAQLRVIIADHDVRKVVLPSGIPETLDDLHSVIRDTFSIAKDFSLHYKDVDFDEFFTLLSTTDLKDKDTIKVVFLPNQEPPIILTLTDVTNMNNQPCEEPDVDDTASVSTDDTLILSSEDSPGHRSQRWPAQFSIPSFSGLTEIQIQSGNERFNKYGTLLTTKDLIPLLPDILGKLAEAIYEYTAYPSSLQISEVAEALTQKHPCLKEPGSFNGSYGWAQRLKYKMNNFRSKLRGLGCPEVEVNSLKRKQTHDQYPAKNLKKPKKAEVNYLPPHAQGETTASLEKERVELLSEMMKRDNSKVVAQKMAKTFSLRREEIVKEAPAISECMKRWPALFSEAQISEEFKRITTVNLQSTFLAKLDQCTPKLMALTQSKGGAAGLKIRNIKDMLLEDNTVERQREIAIRCLMVYLGEKEEDLFKQYRDVEELDADLAMQVMKIAIIGDGCATIVVEGTKILQGIDVARSCALLMGVIYALNLRYPKQLKFTFEAFQKLCLELDGQKASSKVMNLKYGIF, encoded by the exons ATGCCACAACCGGCTCAACTCCGAGTGATCATTGCAGATCATGATGTCCGTAAAGTTGTACTACCATCTGGAATCCCTGAGACATTGGATGACCTTCACTCAGTCATTCGTGATACATTTTCCATTGCCAAAGACTTCAGTCTTCACTACAAAGATGTGGATTTTGATGAGTTTTTCACCCTTTTATCTACAACTGACCTCAAGGATAAGGACACAATCAAGGTTGTGTTTCTCCCAAACCAGGAGCCTCCAATCATTTTAACCTTAACTGATGTGACCAACATGAATAATCAGCCTTGTGAGGAGCCCGATGTTGACGACACCGCATCTGTGTCAACCGATGACACACTAATTCTCTCATCTGAAGATAGTCCAGGCCACCGTTCCCAGCGCTGGCCCGCTCAGTTTTCAATTCCCAGCTTTTCTGGCTTAACAGAGATCCAAATTCAGTCAGGAAATGAGCGCTTCAATAAATATGGGACTCTTCTCACTACCAAAGATTTAATTCCGCTACTCCCAGACATCCTTGGAAAACTAGCGGAGGCTATTTATGAGTACACTGCTTATCCATCTAGTCTGCAGATCAGTGAGGTTGCAGAGGCCCTCACTCAAAAGCATCCCTGCCTCAAAGAACCAGGCTCATTTAATGGGTCCTATGGATGGGCGCAGCGCCTAAAATATAAGATGAACAATTTCAGAAGCAAACTACGAGGTCTCGGCTGCCCTGAAGTTGAAGTGAACTCActcaagagaaaacaaacacatgaccaGTATCCGGCAAAGAATCTGAAAAAACCAAAGAAGGCGGAGGTGAACTACCTACCCCCTCATGCTCAAGGTGAAACTACTGCAAGtttggaaaaagagagagtggagcTCCTaagtgaaatgatgaaaaggGACAACTCCAAGGTGGTAGCTCAGAAAATGGCCAAGACATTCAGCCTTCGTCGGGAGGAAATAGTGAAAGAGGCCCCTGCAATCAGTGAATGCATGAAGCGCTGGCCTGCGCTTTTTAGTGAAGCACAG ATAAGTGAAGAATTCAAGAGGATAACAACAGTTAACCTACAATCGACCTTTCTGGCCAAGCTTGACCAGTGCACCCCGAAATTGATGGCCTTGACCCAATCAAAAGGAGGAGCTGCAGGCCTGAAGATAAGGAACATTAAGGACATGCTTCTTGAG GACAACACAGTTGAAAGGCAGAGAGAAATTGCCATTCGCTGCCTCATGGTCTATCttggagagaaggaggaggacctTTTCAAACAGTACCGG GATGTAGAGGAGCTTGACGCAGACCTTGCGATGCAAGTGATGAAGATTGCCATCATCGGTGATGGGTGTGCAACCATCGTAGTCGAGGGAACCAAGATCCTGCAGGGGATTGATGTCGCCAGATCCTGTGCTTTGCTGATGGGAGTAATCTATGCTCTTAACCTAAGGTACCCCAAGCAGTTGAAATTTACCTTTGAGGCATTCCAGAAGCTATGTCTTGAGCTTGATGGACAAAAAGCCAGCTCTAAAGTAATGAATCTCAAGTATGGTATTTTTTAG